Proteins encoded within one genomic window of Ascaphus truei isolate aAscTru1 chromosome 8, aAscTru1.hap1, whole genome shotgun sequence:
- the SLC25A16 gene encoding solute carrier family 25 member 16 isoform X1, which produces MTSEVTISTSRTRLPKPGYKDYYWLRSFIAGGVAGCCAKTTIAPLDRVKILLQAHNIHYRHLGVLSTVFAVRQKEGFLGLYRGNGAMMIRIFPYGAIQFMAFDHFKKLLNKKRGASEHVNRLMAGSMAGMTAVICTYPLDMVRARLAFQVKGEHRYTGIIHAFKTIYLKEGGFAGFYRGLVPTIIGMAPYAGLSFFTFGTLKSAGLNHAPDLLGKPSLDNPDVLVLKTHVNLLCGGIAGAIAQTISYPLDVVRRRMQLSAILPDSDKCRTVFQTLKYVSGEYGVRRGLYRGLSLNYIRCIPSQAIAFTTYEFMKQILHLN; this is translated from the exons ATGACTTCAGAAGTAACGATTTCTACCTCAAGAACAAGACTTCCAAAACCAGGATACAAAGACTACTATTGGCTGCGATCTTTTATTGCAGGAG GTGTTGCGGGTTGCTGtgcaaaaacaaccattgcgccaTTGGACAGGGTGAAGATTTTGCTGCAAGCTCACAATATCCATTACAGACATTTAG GTGTACTATCCACAGTGTTTGCAGTCCGGCAAAAAGAAGGGTTCCTTGGGTTGTATAGAGGAAATGGGGCCATGATGATCAGGATCTTTCCTTATGGAGCCATACAGTTCATGGCTTTTGACCATTTCAAGAAG TTACTCAATAAGAAACGTGGGGCATCTGAGCATGTGAACAGATTAATGGCTGGATCAATGGCAG GTATGACTGCGGTTATCTGTACTTACCCACTGGACATGGTCAGAGCACGTCTTGCATTTCAAGTTAAAGGGGAACACAGATACACTGGAATTATTCATGCgtttaaaacaatatatttaaaG GAAGGAGGTTTTGCTGGATTTTACAGAGGGCTTGTGCCAACCATTATAGGAATGGCTCCTTATGCAG GATTATCTTTTTTTACCTTTGGGACCTTGAAGAGCGCTGGCCTTAATCATGCGCCTGATCTGCTTGGAAAACCATCGTTGGACAACCCAGATGTTCTGGTTTTGAAGACACATGTCAACTTGCTATGTGGTGGCATTGCAGGAGCAATAGCACAGACTATCTC ttaTCCGTTGGACGTAGTTCGTCGCCGTATGCAGTTATCAGCTATCCTCCCAGATTCTGATAAGTGCCG GACAGTGTTTCAGACTCTGAAGTACGTCTCCGGCGAATACGGCGTAAGAAGAGGATTGTACCGAGGCTTGTCTTTAAACTACATTCGCTGCATTCCCTCGCAGGCTATAGCCTTCACCACTTATGAATTCATGAAACAGATATTGCACTTAAACTAG
- the SLC25A16 gene encoding solute carrier family 25 member 16 isoform X2 — MMIRIFPYGAIQFMAFDHFKKLLNKKRGASEHVNRLMAGSMAGMTAVICTYPLDMVRARLAFQVKGEHRYTGIIHAFKTIYLKEGGFAGFYRGLVPTIIGMAPYAGLSFFTFGTLKSAGLNHAPDLLGKPSLDNPDVLVLKTHVNLLCGGIAGAIAQTISYPLDVVRRRMQLSAILPDSDKCRTVFQTLKYVSGEYGVRRGLYRGLSLNYIRCIPSQAIAFTTYEFMKQILHLN, encoded by the exons ATGATGATCAGGATCTTTCCTTATGGAGCCATACAGTTCATGGCTTTTGACCATTTCAAGAAG TTACTCAATAAGAAACGTGGGGCATCTGAGCATGTGAACAGATTAATGGCTGGATCAATGGCAG GTATGACTGCGGTTATCTGTACTTACCCACTGGACATGGTCAGAGCACGTCTTGCATTTCAAGTTAAAGGGGAACACAGATACACTGGAATTATTCATGCgtttaaaacaatatatttaaaG GAAGGAGGTTTTGCTGGATTTTACAGAGGGCTTGTGCCAACCATTATAGGAATGGCTCCTTATGCAG GATTATCTTTTTTTACCTTTGGGACCTTGAAGAGCGCTGGCCTTAATCATGCGCCTGATCTGCTTGGAAAACCATCGTTGGACAACCCAGATGTTCTGGTTTTGAAGACACATGTCAACTTGCTATGTGGTGGCATTGCAGGAGCAATAGCACAGACTATCTC ttaTCCGTTGGACGTAGTTCGTCGCCGTATGCAGTTATCAGCTATCCTCCCAGATTCTGATAAGTGCCG GACAGTGTTTCAGACTCTGAAGTACGTCTCCGGCGAATACGGCGTAAGAAGAGGATTGTACCGAGGCTTGTCTTTAAACTACATTCGCTGCATTCCCTCGCAGGCTATAGCCTTCACCACTTATGAATTCATGAAACAGATATTGCACTTAAACTAG